The Mycobacterium riyadhense sequence CAGTGTGGCGCATGTGACTAAATCCCGTGCGCAGGTCGGCGATCCGGCGGCCCAGCTCGCCCCGCACCGGCCCAGGATATGCTGGCGACCGATGTCTGCCCTGCGCTCCGTCCTCTTGCTGTGCTGGCGCGACACGGGCCACCCTCAGGGCGGTGGCAGCGAAACCTACTTGCAGCGCATCGGCGCCCAGCTTGCGGCATCAGGCATTGACGTCACGCTGCGCACCGCCCGTTACCCTGGCGCTCCGCGCCGCGAAGTGGTCGACGGTATTCGGATCAGCCGTGCCGGCGGGCGCTACTCGGTATACATCTGGGCAATGCTGGCGATGGCCCTGGCGAAATTACGTCTTGGACCGCTGCGCCGAGTCCGCCCTGACATTGTCGTCGATACCCAGAACGGCCTGCCGTTTCTTGCCCGGCTTCTGTACCGCCGGCGCGCGGTTGTGCTGGTGCACCACTGCCACCGCGAGCAGTGGCCGGTGGCCGGTCCGGTGATTTCCAAGCTGGGCTGGTACGTCGAGTCAACGCTGTCGCCGTGGCTGCACCGGCGCAACCAGTACGTAACGGTGTCGCTGCCGTCGGCAAGGGATCTGATCGCTCTCGGTGTGGACCACGAGCGGATCGCGCTGGTACGCAACGGCCTCGACGAGGCGCCGGTAGCATCCTTGTCTGCACCCCGCGCGGACGTACCGCGCGTCGTGGTGCTGTCCCGACTGGTGCCGCACAAGCAGATTGAGGACGCGCTCGATGCCGTCGCGCAGCTGCGGCCGCAAATCCCGGGTTTGCATCTCGACATCGTGGGCGGCGGGTGGTGGCGGCAGCGGCTCGTTGACCACGTGCACCGGCTTGGTATTTCGGACGCCGTGACCTTCCATGGCCATGTCGACGATGTGACGAAACACCATGTGCTGCAATGCTCGTGGGTACACGTGCTGCCGTCCCGCAAGGAGGGGTGGGGTCTCGCGGTGGTCGAGGCGGCCCAGCATCAAGTGCCTACCATCGGCTACCGTACCTCGGGCGGCCTGTCCGACTCGATCATCGACGGGGTGACCGGCGTGTTGGTTGACAGCCGCACCGAGCTGGTGGATCGACTCGAACAGCTGCTATCCGACCCGGTGCTGCGTGATCAGCTTGGCGCCAAGGCTCGAGCACGCAGCATCGAATTCTCGTGGCGACAAAGCGCCGACGCGATGCGCACAGTGCTGGAGGCGGCGCAAGCCGGCG is a genomic window containing:
- a CDS encoding glycosyltransferase family 4 protein codes for the protein MSALRSVLLLCWRDTGHPQGGGSETYLQRIGAQLAASGIDVTLRTARYPGAPRREVVDGIRISRAGGRYSVYIWAMLAMALAKLRLGPLRRVRPDIVVDTQNGLPFLARLLYRRRAVVLVHHCHREQWPVAGPVISKLGWYVESTLSPWLHRRNQYVTVSLPSARDLIALGVDHERIALVRNGLDEAPVASLSAPRADVPRVVVLSRLVPHKQIEDALDAVAQLRPQIPGLHLDIVGGGWWRQRLVDHVHRLGISDAVTFHGHVDDVTKHHVLQCSWVHVLPSRKEGWGLAVVEAAQHQVPTIGYRTSGGLSDSIIDGVTGVLVDSRTELVDRLEQLLSDPVLRDQLGAKARARSIEFSWRQSADAMRTVLEAAQAGEFVSGVI